A segment of the Jatrophihabitans endophyticus genome:
GTACCCCATCGTCCCGGCGCCACCGGAGTTCAGCCAGGTGTAGGGGTTCTCGTACTTCACGAACTGCGCGGCCCACATCTGGTGCTGCCCGACACCCGCGGCGTAGATCGCCTCGGGCCCGGCGAGCGCACCGAGTCGCTCGATCACGTACTGCGGCGCGAGCGTGCCGTCGGCGGGTTCGTCGTAGCCGAGCGGGTAGGTCTCGCGCCACTGGTCGAGCTGGCGCCACCAGCCGGTGAGGTCCGCGCGACGGTCGGCGTCGAACTCCGCCTGCAACGCGGGCAGCAGCTCGGTCAGCACCTCGCGCACGTCCCCCACGATCGGGACGTCGGCCACGCGGTTCTTGCCGATCTCGGCGGGGTCGATGTCGGCGTGGATGACCGCGGCGTGCGGTGCGAAGGTGTCGAGCCGGCCGGTGACGCGGTCGTCGAAGCGAGTGCCGAGCGCGATGAGCAGATCGGCCTTCTGCAGCGCCGTCACCGCCGAGACCGACCCGTGCATTCCCGGCATGCCGAGGTGCTGCCGGTGGCTGTCGGGGAACGCGCCGCGCGCCATCAGCGTCGTGACGACCGGGATGCCGGACAGTTCGGCCAGCCGCCGCAGCTCCGCCGTCGCCCGACCCTTGAGCACGCCACCGCCGACGTAGAGGACCGGACGGCGCGACGCCGCCATGAGCTTGGCGGCCTCGCGGATCTGCTTGCCGTGAGGCCGGGTCACCGGTCGGTAGCCGGGCAGGTCCAACCGGGGCGGCCAGCTGAAGGTCGTCCGGGCCTGCAGGACGTCCTTGGGCAGGTCGACCAGCACCGGTCCCGGCCGGCCGGTGGACGCCAGGTGGAAGGCCTCGGCGATCGCCCGCGGGATGTCCTCGGGTTCCTGGACGAGGAAGTTGTGCTTGGTGATCGGCAGGGTGATGCCGGAGATGTCGGCTTCCTGGAACGCGTCCGTGCCGATCAGCGGACGGCCCACCTGCCCGGTGATGGCCACCATCGGCACCGAGTCCATGTAGGCGTCGGCGATCGGCGTGACCAGGTTGGTGGCGCCGGGGCCGGAGGTGGCCATGCAGACGCCGACCCGTCCGGACGCCTGCGCGTACCCCTCGGCGGCGTGGCCGGCGCCCTGCTCGTGCCGCACGAGGATGTGTCGCACCCGCGTCGAGTCGTAGAGCGGGTCGTAGGCCGGCAGGATCGCCCCGCCCGGAATGCCGAAGACGACGTCGGCGCCGACCTCCTCGAGGGACCGGACCAGCGACTGCGCGCCGCTGACGGAGGTTTCCGGTGTCTGCTCGGGCGTCGGGGCCATTCGCCGTGCCTTTCGTGACTGACCGGGACCGACTGCGTCGGTGCCGGCTCGGGGCCGAGGGAGAGCAACAAAAAACCCCTCGTGCCGGGGCACGAAGGGTCAGCGCGTCGCAGGGGCGGGGAGGAGCTAGGCCCGAGCGACGCGCTCGATAACGAGTACGAGGAGGTTGGCTATGCGCACGGGCGGAACAGTACACGCCCCGCGGAGCCGCCATCAACCGCCGTCACCCGGCGCAGTCACCGCTTCGTTCGGGCGACATGGTCGCCGTGCGAAGCGGATGGTCAGCGCGCGAGCCCACCCCGGGCCCGGGACCAAGGGACCGGCGGACACCCGCAAGCCGGGCATCGGCACCCGTCACGGCCGTCACGACGGTCGGGCGCGGGCACGAATGCCCGTCATGGCAGTATTCGCCCTCGTCCATCGACCGATCCCACCCCCGCACCAGGGACGTTGGTCCCGCAATCGTGAAACTTTTGTCGCGCGTCCCCTTGTGAAGAGCTAGTGAGCCGTGTTTACATCAGGTAGCGGTCACGGCAAGGTCGTGACCAGCCGCATCTGGGGTAGGTGCGGCACATCCCGCCGCGAGGCGGGGGCACGTCCGTCGGGGGACAGCAGAAGTCCGTTCATCCCCCAGATGGAGCTCCCCGCCATGTCGACCCCCGCTCGCACGACCTCCCGCCCGTCCGACGCCGCCGAGAGCGCGCCCGTCGTCACCGTGCGCCCGCGCCGTTCGCGCGTCCTCATCGCCACCCTCCTGCTGGGCCTCCTGGCCCCGCTGTTCAGCGTCGCGTCGCCGGCGGAGGCCGCCGGCGTCAAGGCGCGCACGAAGTACGAGCGCTCGATCCAGAACTCGGTGCTCAAGCTCATCAACGCGCAGCGCAAGGCCCACCACCTGCCCAGGGTCAAGATGAACAAGCACCTGCAGGTGAGCGCGCGCCGCCACAACGCCTCGATGGCCCGCGCGAACCAGATGTCGCACCGGGTCCGCGGCGAAGCCGAGTTCTCCCGTCGCATCTCCAAGGCCGGCTACAACTGGTCGTGGGTCGGCGAGAACATCGCCTGGAACTCGCAGATGAACCGCAAGGGCGTCCTGGTGCTGCAGAAGCTCATGTACAACGAGCGCGCGCCCTACGACGGGCACCGCCAGAACATCCTCAGCCGTCACTTCCGCGAGGTCGGCGTGGACGTCTACTTCGACAGGAAGCACCACAAGGTGTGGCTGACCACCGACTTCGGCCACCGGCGCTGACCGCAGCGCCGCCCTGGGGGCCCGAACTACTGCCGAAGCCTGGACCCTGCCCTGGATCCAGCCCTGGTGGGGGGAGACGGGGCCGTCACCACCGGTGACGGCCCCGTTTTCGGCGTCCGGACTCAGTCGCAGACCGCGCCGATGGAGGCGCTGCCGACCAGCTTGGCGTACTTGCGCAGGACGCCGAAGTCGAACTGCGGCTCGACCGGCTTCCAATTTGCGCGCCGCCGCTCCAATTCCTCGTCGTCGACGAGGAGATCGAGGGTGCGGGCCGACATGTCGAGCCGGATGGTGTCGCCCTCCTCGACGAGGCCGATCGTCCCACCGACGGCGGCCTCCGGGGCGATGTGGCCGATGCACGGCCCCGTCGTGCCGCCCGAGAAACGCCCGTCGGTCAGCAGCAGGACGTCCTTGCCGAGCCCGGCTCCCTTGATGGCGCCGGTGATCTGGAGCATCTCGCGCATGCCGGGGCCACCCTTCGGGCCCTCCCAGCGGATGACGATCACGTCGCCCGCGGCCAGCGTGCCCGCCGACAGCGCGGCCATCGCCGCCTGCTCGCGATCGAACACGCGCGCACGACCCTCGAAGACGTCGTACTCCAGACCCGCACTCTTGACGACGGCGCCGTCGGACGCGAGCGACCCGCGCAGGATGGTCAGCCCGCCGGTGCGGTGGATCGGGTCGGACATCGCATGGATGATCTTGCCGTCGGGGTCCGGCGGCTCGATGTCGGCGAGGTTCTCGGCCAGGGTGCGGCCGGTGACGGTGAGCGCGTCGCCGTGCAGCAGTCCGGCGTCGAGCAGCGCCTTCATCACCACCGGCACGCCGCCGATGGCGTCGATGTCGGTCATGACGTACTGCCCGAACGGCTTGACGTCGGCCAGGTGCGGCACCTTGTCGCCGATGCGGTTGAAGTCGTCGAGGGTGAGCTCGACCTTGGCCTCGTGGGCGATGGCGAGCAGGTGCAGGACGGCGTTGGTCGACCCGCCGAGCGCCATGACGACGGTGATGGCGTTCTCGAACGCCTCCTTGGTCATGATCGTGCGCGCGGTGATGCCGGCGTCGACGAGTCGGACCGCCGCCTCGCCCGAACGGATCGCGTACTCGTCGCGGCGGCGGTCGGGCGCGGGCGGCGCGGCGCTGCCGGGCAGGGACATGCCGAGCGCCTCCGCGGCGGACGCCATGGTGTTGGCGGTGTACATGCCCCCGCAGGCGCCCTCGCCGGGACAGATCGCCTTCTCGATCTCGGTGACCTCGTCGCGTGTCATCCGGCCGGCGAGGCAGGCGCCGACGGCCTCGAAGGCGTCGATGATGGTGACGGTCTTATCGCCGTGCTTGCCCGGCAGCGTCGACCCCGCGTAGAGGAACACCGCGGCGACGTCGAGGCGGGCGGCGGCCATCAGCATGCCGGGCAGCGACTTGTCGCACCCGGCGAGCAGCACGCCGCCGTCGAGCTGCTCGGCCCGGAAGACCGTCTCGACCGAATCGGTGATGACCTCGCGCGAGACCAGCGAGTAGTGCATGCCGCTGTGACCCATCGAGATGCCGTCGGACACCGAGATCGTCCCGAACTCGAGCGGGTAGCCGTCGGCGGCGTGCACGCCCTGCTTCGCGCCCTTGGCGAGCCGCGCCAGCGACAGGTTGCACGGGGTGATCTCGTTCCACGACGAGGCGACGCCGATCTGCGGCTTGCGCCAGTCGTCGTCGCCCATGCCGACGGCGCGGAGCATGCCGCGCGCCGCGGCGCGCTCCAGACCGTCGGTGACGATCGCGCTGTGCGGCTTGCGATGCTCCTTGCGAGGCTGCGGGCTGCTCGACTCGGACCCCGGCTGACTGTCGCTGCTCACGCGAGAAAGCCTACGGCGTACCGTCCACCCATGCCCTCAGGCCCGCCCCCCGGTGACGGGTCCGAAGGCCCGGTCGGCCCGGCGCAGCCCGTCGTCATCCGGCTGCCGCGGACGTCCTACCTGATCATCGTCTTCCTCGTCCTCGGTGCCGTGCCGGTGGCGTTCTCCGGCGGCGGGGCGGGCGACGTGCGCGACGTCGCGTCGGGCTCGACGAACGGCTTCTCCCTCGGCCCGCAGCTGCTCGTGCTGCTCGTCCCGGTGCTGGCCGCGTTCTTCGTCGCGCGCACCGCGACGATCGTGACGGCCGACGGGCTGACGGTGCGGGCGGTGTTCGGGTCCCGGCTGCTGCCGTGGCCGACGCTGCGCGGGCTCTCGGTACGTGGCCGGTCGATCTATGCCGTGCAGGACGACGGCGTCACCCGGTTGCCCTGCGTGCGGCTGGCCCATCTCGGTCCGCTGTCGCGGTTGAGCGGCGGGCACCTGCCCGAGCTCGCCGACGCCACGCCCAAACCGGCCCCGCAACGGCGCCGTCGGCGCTGACGTCGCGCCGACCTCCCTGCGGTCGGGACGCCGGTGTCAGTAGGTGTCAGTAGTCGCCGGCCACCCGGTTGACCAGCGACTCGACTCCCCCGTCGGCGAGCCGGCGCACCTGCTCGGCGACGAGCCGGTACGCGCGCTGCTCCCACCCCGACGTGCCGCCGCCGAGGTGCGGGGTCAGCAGCAGCCCGGGGGCGTCCCACAACGGGTGGCCGGCGGGCAGCGGTTCGGGGTCGGTGACGTCGAGGAAGGCCGAGAGGCGCTCTGCGCGCAGCTCCGCGACCAGGGCGTCGGTGTCGACGTGACGTCCCCGGGAGATGTTGACCAGCACCGCACCGTCGGGGAGGGCGGCGAGGAACGCGGCGTCGACCAGTCGCTCGGTCTCCGCGGTCAGCGGCAGCGCCACCACCACCACCTGCTGGCGCGGCAGCAGGTCGGGCAGCTCGGCGAGAGCGTGGACGCCCTCACGCGCCGTGCGGGCGACGTAGGTGACCTCGGCGTCGAGCAGCTCGGCGACGCCGCCGATGCGTCGGCCGATGTCGCCCGCACCGAGCACGAGCACGCGGCGCCCCGCCAGACCGCGGGCTTCGCGGCGCTCCCACCGCCGGTCGCGCTGCGCGTCGAGCTGGGCGGGCAGCTCGCGCAGCAGCGAGAGCAACCCGGCGACGGCGAGCTCGGCCGTGGAGCTGCCGTGGACGCCACGGCCGTTGCACAGCGCGACCCCGTCGGGGACGACGGGCAGCCACGGTTCGACGCCGGCGGAGACGAGCTGCACCACACGCAGCACCGGGAGTTCGGCAAGGGCCTCCCGCGCCGGCGGGGGCGCGTTGTACCGGCCGACGAACAGCTCGATGCGCTCCGCGCCGTCCGGTGCCGTCCCGGTGCCGTCCCACACGACGATGTCGACGTCGGGCGCGGCACCGGCCCCGTCGCCCGGTCCCCCGTCGCCCGTTCCCCCGTCGCCCGGTACCGCGGCGGCCAGCCCGTGTCGCAGCAGGTCACGCTCGTCGTCGGTCGGCACGCTCACGGTGATCGTCACGGTGTCGAGCCTAGAGACCGCGGGCGGCCGCCGGGCCCACAGCTTCGCCGGGCAGACTGGACGGATGCGACGTGCCGCGACCGCGCTCCTCGGTGCTTGCGCCGCCGGCGCCGCCGTGCTCGCCGGATGCTCCGCCGGTGGCTCCGAGGCCCCCGACTACCGGCCGAGTCCGGGCCGCTCGGTCGTCGAGCACAGCCCCGGCGTGCAGATCACGCCCATCCTGCCCGTGCCGTCGCTACCGGGGTCCGGCGGCAGTGGCGGGGGCAACGGCGGCGGCGGCGGTGGTGGCAGCGGCGGCGGCAGCGGCGGCAGCAGCTCGACGCCCACCCAGAAGGGCGATCCCCTGGTCGTCGCCACCAAGCTGCGCGCACCGGTCGGGCTGGCGATGCTGCCGGACAACACCGCACTCGTCGGCGAACGCCGCACCGGACGCATCGTGCGGGTGCAGCCGACGGCCGGCAAGGCGGTGCCGACCGTCCGCACGCTCCCGGGGGTGGACGGCTCCGGCGACGGCGGCCTGCTCGACCTCGCGCTGTCGCCCACCTACGGCGAGGACAGCCTCGTCTACGCCTACATCTCGACCAAGAAGGACAACCGGGTGGTGGCCTTCACCCTCGACGGCCCGGTGACCCCCGTCGTGACCGGGATCCCGCACGGCCGGTCGGGGAACACCGGCCGGCTGCAGTTCTCCGCCACCGGGACGCTCGAGATCGGCACCGGCGACGCCGGCCGCACCTCGCTGGCGACCAGCAGCCGCAGCCTGGCCGGCAAGCTGCTGCGGGTGGACGACATCGGGTCGCCGGCCGCCGGCAATCCGCGCGGCTCCTCGCCGATCTACGCCAGCGGGCTGCGGCAGGCCGACGGCCTCTGCGCGCAGTCCTCGACGCTGCTGCAGGTAGAGCGTTCCGCGGCGGGCACCGGGGAGGTCAACGTCGTGGGCAAGGGCGACGACCTGTCGCGGACCGCCCCGCTCGCGTCGACACCGGCCGCGACCGGCGCCCCGGGTGACTGCGCCGTCCTCAACGGCCGGCTCTACGTCACGTCCCTCGACGGCAAGCAGCTGCTCGCCGCGCCGCTGACCGGGTCCGCGACACGACCCAAGGTCGGCAAGTTCACCGCGGCGCTCAAGAACCGCTACGGCCGCCTGCGCACCGTGGTCGCCGCCGCGGACGGCGCCCTCTGGCTCACGACGTCCAACCGCGACGGCAACGGCAAGCCGGTCGCGGCCGACGAGCGCGTGATCCGCTACGTGCCCGACGGCGGGGGCGGCGAGGGCAACCCGGGCTGAGCGGCCGACGGAGCGGGACGTGCCCGCTCAGATCTCCCGGTCGCGCACGGCGATGCGGATCTGGTCGATGTTGTCGCGCAGCACGTCGGAGACGAGCTCGTCGGTGCGCGGGTCGGCCAGCACCTCCAGGATGACGCGGAGCGTGGTCTCGCTGGCCTGCTCGATGATCCGGTCGTGGAACGGGACGATGCTGATGTGGCCCGCCGCAGGGTCCTCCTTGATCTTCTCCGAGATCATCTGCTTGAGCTCCTCGCGGTTCTCCTGCAGCGCGGACGCGACGTTGCGGGTGTAATGGCCGGTGCGCAGGACGTCGGCGACCTCGTCGAGCACGGCGATCGTGAGCGGCCGTTTGACGACGTCCACGACGTTCTCCGAGACGCGGTTGACGAGCCGGACGAAGAACGGCTCCCGGATGCCGCGCTTGACGAGGTGGTGGCCGACCATCGCCGCGACGACCGCCAGCACGACGAGGCCGCCGGCGATCCAGAGAGTGAGCGCCAGCAGCGGGTGCTGGTAGGCCGCGGTGCGGGTCATGCGGTCATCCTGCCGTGTTTCGCCCCGCCGGGTCCGTCACCGGCGGCGCGTCACGGCGAGGACGACCCCGGCCAGCACGATGACGAGCGCACCGCCGACGAGATAGCGCACCACCTCGTCGCCGTCGCCGTCGCTGTCGCCGCTGCCACCGTCACTGCTGCCGGCCGCCATGGTCCGTGGCGACCGGGTGGCCGGCGACCGGGAAGGCGATGACGTCGGCGCCGGGGTCGAGTCCGCCGTCCCGACGACGGCGGCGGGGAGCGGGACCGACCACACCCGCTGCCGCGTCCCCTCGGAGTCCACGAGCAGCCGCCGGC
Coding sequences within it:
- a CDS encoding acetolactate synthase large subunit, with amino-acid sequence MPRHEGFFVALPRPRAGTDAVGPGQSRKARRMAPTPEQTPETSVSGAQSLVRSLEEVGADVVFGIPGGAILPAYDPLYDSTRVRHILVRHEQGAGHAAEGYAQASGRVGVCMATSGPGATNLVTPIADAYMDSVPMVAITGQVGRPLIGTDAFQEADISGITLPITKHNFLVQEPEDIPRAIAEAFHLASTGRPGPVLVDLPKDVLQARTTFSWPPRLDLPGYRPVTRPHGKQIREAAKLMAASRRPVLYVGGGVLKGRATAELRRLAELSGIPVVTTLMARGAFPDSHRQHLGMPGMHGSVSAVTALQKADLLIALGTRFDDRVTGRLDTFAPHAAVIHADIDPAEIGKNRVADVPIVGDVREVLTELLPALQAEFDADRRADLTGWWRQLDQWRETYPLGYDEPADGTLAPQYVIERLGALAGPEAIYAAGVGQHQMWAAQFVKYENPYTWLNSGGAGTMGYSVPAAMGAKVACPDKLVWAIDGDGCFQMTNQELATCAIEGIPIKVAVINNGNLGMVRQWQTLFYDERYSQTELGTHKHRIPDFVKLADAYGCVGLRCETKADVDATIEKAMAIDDQPVVVDFTVGKDAMVWPMVAAGASNDEIQAARDIRPTFESEV
- a CDS encoding PQQ-dependent sugar dehydrogenase, encoding MRRAATALLGACAAGAAVLAGCSAGGSEAPDYRPSPGRSVVEHSPGVQITPILPVPSLPGSGGSGGGNGGGGGGGSGGGSGGSSSTPTQKGDPLVVATKLRAPVGLAMLPDNTALVGERRTGRIVRVQPTAGKAVPTVRTLPGVDGSGDGGLLDLALSPTYGEDSLVYAYISTKKDNRVVAFTLDGPVTPVVTGIPHGRSGNTGRLQFSATGTLEIGTGDAGRTSLATSSRSLAGKLLRVDDIGSPAAGNPRGSSPIYASGLRQADGLCAQSSTLLQVERSAAGTGEVNVVGKGDDLSRTAPLASTPAATGAPGDCAVLNGRLYVTSLDGKQLLAAPLTGSATRPKVGKFTAALKNRYGRLRTVVAAADGALWLTTSNRDGNGKPVAADERVIRYVPDGGGGEGNPG
- a CDS encoding CAP domain-containing protein, producing the protein MSTPARTTSRPSDAAESAPVVTVRPRRSRVLIATLLLGLLAPLFSVASPAEAAGVKARTKYERSIQNSVLKLINAQRKAHHLPRVKMNKHLQVSARRHNASMARANQMSHRVRGEAEFSRRISKAGYNWSWVGENIAWNSQMNRKGVLVLQKLMYNERAPYDGHRQNILSRHFREVGVDVYFDRKHHKVWLTTDFGHRR
- the ilvD gene encoding dihydroxy-acid dehydratase yields the protein MSSDSQPGSESSSPQPRKEHRKPHSAIVTDGLERAAARGMLRAVGMGDDDWRKPQIGVASSWNEITPCNLSLARLAKGAKQGVHAADGYPLEFGTISVSDGISMGHSGMHYSLVSREVITDSVETVFRAEQLDGGVLLAGCDKSLPGMLMAAARLDVAAVFLYAGSTLPGKHGDKTVTIIDAFEAVGACLAGRMTRDEVTEIEKAICPGEGACGGMYTANTMASAAEALGMSLPGSAAPPAPDRRRDEYAIRSGEAAVRLVDAGITARTIMTKEAFENAITVVMALGGSTNAVLHLLAIAHEAKVELTLDDFNRIGDKVPHLADVKPFGQYVMTDIDAIGGVPVVMKALLDAGLLHGDALTVTGRTLAENLADIEPPDPDGKIIHAMSDPIHRTGGLTILRGSLASDGAVVKSAGLEYDVFEGRARVFDREQAAMAALSAGTLAAGDVIVIRWEGPKGGPGMREMLQITGAIKGAGLGKDVLLLTDGRFSGGTTGPCIGHIAPEAAVGGTIGLVEEGDTIRLDMSARTLDLLVDDEELERRRANWKPVEPQFDFGVLRKYAKLVGSASIGAVCD
- a CDS encoding 2-hydroxyacid dehydrogenase; translation: MTITVSVPTDDERDLLRHGLAAAVPGDGGTGDGGPGDGAGAAPDVDIVVWDGTGTAPDGAERIELFVGRYNAPPPAREALAELPVLRVVQLVSAGVEPWLPVVPDGVALCNGRGVHGSSTAELAVAGLLSLLRELPAQLDAQRDRRWERREARGLAGRRVLVLGAGDIGRRIGGVAELLDAEVTYVARTAREGVHALAELPDLLPRQQVVVVALPLTAETERLVDAAFLAALPDGAVLVNISRGRHVDTDALVAELRAERLSAFLDVTDPEPLPAGHPLWDAPGLLLTPHLGGGTSGWEQRAYRLVAEQVRRLADGGVESLVNRVAGDY
- a CDS encoding PH domain-containing protein, which gives rise to MPSGPPPGDGSEGPVGPAQPVVIRLPRTSYLIIVFLVLGAVPVAFSGGGAGDVRDVASGSTNGFSLGPQLLVLLVPVLAAFFVARTATIVTADGLTVRAVFGSRLLPWPTLRGLSVRGRSIYAVQDDGVTRLPCVRLAHLGPLSRLSGGHLPELADATPKPAPQRRRRR